In Castor canadensis chromosome 11, mCasCan1.hap1v2, whole genome shotgun sequence, a single genomic region encodes these proteins:
- the Lrrc3c gene encoding leucine-rich repeat-containing protein 3C — protein sequence MLPPAACLLPLLLIIGIGDSMPSPQSPPQSCYVAEEAGERTFRCSQAGLSTVPTGIPNNTRKLYLDANQLASVPAGAFQHLPVLEELDLSHNALAYLSEAAFQGLAGTLRHLDLSANQLASVPVEAFVGLQIQVNLSANPWSCDCALQEVIRQVRLAPGTGTGIVCGPGAQPDLVGQEFLLLAKEEELCGTGRGGARRSTDVALLVTMGGWLMLVVAYLIHYMWQNQDETRRPLKRVPVLPVRSEDSSILSTVV from the coding sequence ATGCTCCCACCAGCTGCTTGCCTCCTGCCCCTCCTGCTGATAATAGGCATAGGGGACTCCATGCCCAGCCCCCAGTCACCTCCCCAGAGCTGCTATGTGGCTGAAGAAGCTGGTGAGCGGACCTTCCGCTGTAGCCAGGCAGGCCTGAGTACTGTGCCCACTGGCATCCCTAACAACACCCGAAAGCTCTACCTGGATGCCAACCAGCTGGCATCAGTGCCTGCTGGTGCCTTCCAGCACCTGCCTGTCCTGGAGGAACTAGATCTGTCCCATAATGCtcttgcctacctctcagaggCTGCTTTCCAGGGCCTGGCAGGCACTCTGCGCCATCTTGACCTCTCTGCTAACCAGCTAGCCTCAGTGCCCGTGGAAGCCTTCGTGGGGCTGCAGATCCAAGTGAACCTGTCTGCCAACCCATGGAGCTGTGATTGTGCCCTCCAGGAAGTGATCAGGCAGGTGAGGCTGGCGCCAGGCACTGGAACAGGCATTGTGTGTGGTCCAGGAGCCCAACCAGACCTCGTGGGGCAGGAGTTCCTGCTGCTGGCCAAGGAGGAAGAGCTGTGTGGGACAGGGCGGGGAGGGGCCCGGCGGAGCACTGATGTGGCTTTGCTGGTCACTATGGGGGGCTGGCTAATGCTGGTGGTGGCTTATCTGATCCACTACATGTGGCAGAACCAGGATGAGACCCGACGCCCCCTCAAGCGGGTCCCTGTGTTGCCTGTGCGCTCGGAGGACTCCTCTATCCTCAGCACAGTTGTCTGA